The Microbacterium sp. SORGH_AS_0862 genome has a segment encoding these proteins:
- the prmC gene encoding peptide chain release factor N(5)-glutamine methyltransferase has product MCPSTPSDQDVHASATSRIDVVLGDVSARFARAGIVDPRVDAELLLAHVLGIGRGEVQAAAIRAAELDTAARERLTRLVERRAAREPLQHLTGVAPFRHLELSVGRGVFVPRPETEMVAQLAIDALRASASPEPVAVDLGTGSGAIALSMATEVPHARVHAAENSVDAYIWAKENFARVNAPNARLVFADLSDAFGDLDQSVSVLVSNPPYVPAEAIPRDPEVRLYDPPQALYGGEDGLDVVRVLAQVGLRLLHPGGTIVIEHAEVQGASVREVLTTAGWRSAATHPDLTLRDRATTAIRP; this is encoded by the coding sequence ATGTGCCCTTCCACGCCTTCCGACCAGGATGTCCACGCGTCCGCGACATCGCGGATCGACGTCGTCCTCGGCGACGTCTCGGCGCGCTTCGCCCGTGCCGGCATCGTCGACCCGCGCGTCGATGCCGAGCTGCTCCTGGCACACGTGCTGGGGATCGGTCGCGGGGAGGTGCAAGCTGCGGCCATTCGCGCAGCCGAGCTCGACACCGCCGCGCGCGAGCGCCTCACGCGTCTCGTGGAGCGCCGTGCGGCACGCGAGCCGCTGCAGCATCTGACGGGCGTGGCGCCGTTCCGGCATCTGGAGCTCTCCGTCGGTCGGGGCGTCTTCGTGCCGCGCCCCGAGACCGAGATGGTCGCCCAGCTGGCCATCGACGCCCTGCGTGCCAGTGCATCGCCCGAGCCGGTCGCGGTCGATCTCGGGACCGGTTCCGGCGCGATCGCGCTGTCGATGGCGACCGAGGTGCCGCATGCGCGGGTGCACGCCGCGGAGAACTCCGTCGACGCCTACATCTGGGCCAAGGAGAACTTCGCGCGAGTGAACGCGCCGAACGCTCGGCTCGTCTTCGCCGACCTGTCGGACGCGTTCGGCGATCTCGACCAGAGCGTCTCGGTCCTGGTGTCCAACCCGCCGTATGTCCCCGCTGAGGCGATTCCGCGCGACCCGGAGGTCCGCCTCTACGATCCGCCGCAGGCGCTGTACGGCGGCGAGGACGGCCTCGACGTCGTGCGTGTGCTCGCCCAGGTCGGCCTGCGGCTGCTGCACCCGGGGGGCACGATCGTCATCGAGCACGCCGAGGTGCAGGGAGCGTCGGTCCGCGAGGTCTTGACCACGGCGGGGTGGCGATCGGCCGCCACGCACCCCGACCTCACGCTGCGTGACCGCGCCACCACCGCGATCCGACCCTGA
- the cysK gene encoding cysteine synthase A has product MPGIHSDITSAFGETPLVRLNRVTEGVDGVVLAKLEFYNPASSVKDRLGIAIVDAAEASGELKPGGTIVESTSGNTGIALAMVGAARGYRVILTMPASMSKERRILLKAFGAELVLTDPTKGMSFAVDEAKRIVAETPGAVWARQFENEANPAIHRRTTAEEILRDTDGKVDYFVAGIGTGGTITGVGEVLKERVPDVKIVAVEPADSPILTKGHPGPHKIQGIGPNFVPAILNRDIIDEVIDVEFDDAIRVARETAAKDGVLVGMSSGAAIWAALQIAARPEAAGKNIVVIIPSAGERYLTTALFEDLRED; this is encoded by the coding sequence ATGCCCGGCATCCACTCCGACATCACCTCCGCGTTCGGCGAGACGCCTCTCGTGCGTCTGAACCGCGTGACGGAGGGCGTCGACGGCGTCGTCCTGGCCAAGCTCGAGTTCTACAACCCCGCCTCCAGCGTGAAGGACCGTCTCGGGATCGCGATCGTCGACGCCGCGGAGGCGTCCGGCGAGCTCAAGCCGGGCGGCACGATCGTGGAGTCCACGAGCGGCAACACCGGCATCGCCCTCGCAATGGTGGGAGCCGCCCGCGGGTACCGCGTCATCCTCACCATGCCCGCATCGATGTCGAAGGAGCGCCGCATCCTGCTGAAGGCCTTCGGCGCCGAGCTCGTGCTCACCGACCCGACGAAGGGCATGTCGTTCGCGGTCGACGAGGCCAAGCGCATCGTCGCCGAGACGCCCGGCGCCGTCTGGGCCCGTCAGTTCGAGAACGAGGCGAATCCCGCCATCCACCGTCGCACCACCGCCGAGGAGATCCTGCGCGACACCGACGGCAAGGTCGACTACTTCGTCGCGGGCATCGGCACGGGCGGCACGATCACGGGTGTCGGCGAGGTGCTGAAGGAGCGCGTGCCGGACGTGAAGATCGTCGCCGTCGAGCCCGCCGACTCCCCCATCCTCACCAAGGGACACCCGGGACCGCACAAGATCCAGGGCATCGGGCCGAACTTCGTCCCCGCCATCCTGAACCGCGACATCATCGACGAGGTCATCGACGTCGAGTTCGACGACGCGATCCGCGTCGCTCGGGAGACCGCCGCCAAGGACGGCGTGCTCGTGGGCATGTCCAGCGGCGCCGCGATCTGGGCGGCTCTCCAGATCGCCGCGCGCCCCGAGGCAGCGGGCAAGAACATCGTCGTCATCATCCCGTCGGCGGGCGAGCGCTACCTCACGACCGCTCTGTTCGAAGACCTCCGCGAGGACTGA
- the epsC gene encoding serine O-acetyltransferase EpsC has translation MPVAVIRRIREDIAAARMRDPAARGGVEIALLYPGLHAIWAHRVWHALWRRRVRFIARAGSQVTRWLTGIEIHPGARIGRRFFIDHGMGVVIGETAEVGDDVMLYHGVTLGGRQREGGKRHPTLGNGVAVGAGAKILGPVHIGAHSVVGANAVVTRDAPADSVLVGVPAKARPRGRNEDTRALLTAPEYSI, from the coding sequence ATGCCGGTCGCCGTGATTCGCCGCATCCGGGAGGACATCGCCGCCGCACGGATGCGGGACCCCGCTGCGCGCGGCGGGGTGGAGATCGCCCTGCTGTACCCGGGTCTCCACGCGATCTGGGCACATCGCGTCTGGCACGCGCTGTGGCGTCGGCGCGTGCGTTTCATCGCGCGGGCGGGTTCGCAGGTGACGCGATGGCTCACCGGCATCGAGATCCATCCCGGCGCGCGCATCGGGCGCCGCTTCTTCATCGATCACGGCATGGGCGTCGTCATCGGTGAGACGGCGGAGGTCGGCGACGACGTCATGCTCTACCACGGCGTCACCCTCGGCGGCCGCCAGCGCGAAGGCGGCAAGCGGCACCCGACGCTCGGCAACGGTGTCGCGGTCGGCGCGGGCGCCAAGATCCTGGGGCCCGTGCACATCGGCGCGCACAGCGTCGTCGGGGCCAACGCGGTGGTCACGCGCGACGCCCCCGCCGACAGCGTGCTGGTCGGCGTGCCCGCGAAGGCTCGCCCCCGTGGGCGCAACGAGGACACCCGCGCGCTGCTGACCGCACCCGAGTACTCGATCTAG
- the thrB gene encoding homoserine kinase, translated as MTIAVGRAVTVRVPATSANLGPGFDTLGLALSVYDELEVEALEPGLLEIEVDGAGADQVPRDASHLVVRAIAYAFADAGLPMPGLRLRARNVIPHGRGMGSSGAAVVSGLLAAKGLLEGEADLDADTLLRLATELEGHPDNVAPALFGGLTIAWVDENGPQHKKLLVHRGVSPIVFVPEFTMSTSVARGLQPDQFSRADAVFNVSRSALLIAALTQSPELLMAATEDKLHQSYRAAAMPETDRLVQALRREGFAAVVSGAGPSVLVLADGPGRRLEAAQLVASHADTPWEALMLAVDFKGGTVRDNAEGATSLT; from the coding sequence ATGACGATCGCCGTGGGCCGCGCGGTGACGGTGCGCGTGCCCGCCACGAGTGCCAACCTCGGTCCCGGCTTCGACACGCTCGGGCTGGCGCTGAGCGTCTACGACGAGCTCGAGGTCGAGGCCCTCGAACCGGGCCTGCTGGAGATCGAGGTCGACGGCGCCGGCGCCGACCAGGTCCCGCGCGACGCGTCGCATCTCGTGGTGCGTGCCATCGCCTACGCCTTCGCGGATGCGGGTCTGCCCATGCCGGGCCTGCGCCTGCGCGCACGCAACGTCATTCCGCACGGACGGGGGATGGGCTCCTCCGGCGCCGCCGTCGTCTCCGGGCTCTTGGCCGCCAAGGGACTGCTCGAGGGTGAGGCGGATCTCGACGCCGACACGCTGCTGCGGCTCGCCACGGAGCTCGAGGGCCACCCCGACAACGTCGCGCCCGCCCTCTTCGGGGGTCTCACGATCGCGTGGGTCGACGAGAACGGTCCGCAGCACAAGAAGCTGCTCGTGCACCGCGGTGTGTCCCCGATCGTCTTCGTGCCCGAGTTCACGATGTCGACCTCGGTCGCGCGCGGTCTCCAGCCCGATCAGTTCTCGCGCGCGGACGCGGTGTTCAACGTCTCGCGCTCGGCGCTGCTGATCGCGGCGCTGACGCAGAGCCCCGAGCTGCTCATGGCCGCCACCGAGGACAAGCTGCACCAGAGCTATCGTGCGGCAGCGATGCCGGAGACGGACCGCCTCGTGCAGGCGCTGCGTCGGGAGGGATTCGCGGCGGTCGTCTCCGGGGCGGGGCCCTCCGTCCTCGTGCTCGCCGACGGTCCCGGACGTCGTCTGGAAGCCGCTCAGCTGGTGGCCTCGCACGCGGACACTCCGTGGGAGGCGCTCATGCTCGCGGTCGACTTCAAGGGTGGTACAGTGAGGGACAACGCGGAGGGTGCCACGTCACTGACGTGA
- the prfA gene encoding peptide chain release factor 1 produces the protein MFESVRGLLDEHRAVQEELSDPAVHADAARAKRVNRRYAELSRIVHAYEAWQGAVDDLAAARELAGEDAAFADEVPALEEQRDAAQERLRRLLIPRDPDDARDVIMEIKAGEGGAESALFAADLLRMYVQYAASQGWKTELLERNESDLGGYKDVQVAIKGASTDPAAGVWAHLKYEGGVHRVQRVPATESQGRIHTSTTGVLVFPEVDEPEEIQIDQNDLKIDVFRSSGPGGQSVNTTDSAVRITHVPTGIVVSMQNEKSQLQNREAAMRVLRARLLAKQQEERDAAASDARRSQIRGMDRSERIRTYNFPENRIADHRTGYKAYNLDQVMDGALGPIIDSAIAADEEARLAALAGE, from the coding sequence ATGTTCGAGTCCGTCCGCGGGCTCCTCGACGAGCACAGAGCGGTCCAGGAGGAGCTCTCCGACCCCGCCGTGCACGCCGACGCCGCGCGCGCGAAGCGGGTGAACCGGCGCTACGCCGAACTCTCCCGCATCGTGCACGCGTACGAGGCGTGGCAGGGGGCCGTGGACGACCTCGCGGCCGCCCGTGAGCTCGCGGGCGAGGACGCGGCGTTCGCCGATGAGGTCCCCGCGCTCGAGGAGCAGCGCGACGCCGCCCAGGAGCGGCTGCGGCGCCTGCTCATCCCGCGCGACCCCGACGACGCACGTGACGTGATCATGGAGATCAAGGCCGGCGAAGGCGGCGCCGAGAGCGCGCTGTTCGCGGCAGACCTGTTGCGCATGTACGTGCAGTATGCGGCATCGCAGGGGTGGAAGACCGAACTGCTCGAGCGCAACGAATCGGACCTGGGCGGCTACAAGGACGTCCAGGTGGCGATCAAGGGCGCCAGTACCGACCCCGCGGCCGGTGTCTGGGCTCACCTCAAGTACGAGGGCGGCGTGCACCGCGTGCAGCGAGTGCCCGCGACCGAGTCGCAGGGCCGCATCCACACGTCGACGACGGGTGTCCTCGTCTTCCCGGAGGTCGACGAGCCGGAGGAGATCCAGATCGATCAGAACGATCTGAAGATCGACGTCTTCCGCTCGTCCGGCCCCGGCGGTCAGTCGGTCAACACCACGGACTCGGCCGTGCGCATCACCCACGTGCCCACCGGCATCGTCGTCTCGATGCAGAACGAGAAGAGCCAGCTGCAGAACCGCGAGGCGGCGATGCGTGTGCTGCGCGCCCGCCTGCTCGCCAAGCAGCAGGAGGAGCGGGACGCCGCCGCATCGGACGCCCGCCGCTCGCAGATCCGGGGCATGGACCGCTCCGAGCGCATCCGCACGTACAACTTCCCCGAGAACCGCATCGCCGACCACCGCACCGGCTACAAGGCCTACAACCTCGACCAGGTCATGGACGGTGCGCTGGGGCCCATCATCGACTCCGCCATCGCGGCGGACGAAGAGGCACGACTGGCGGCGCTCGCGGGGGAGTGA
- the rho gene encoding transcription termination factor Rho — protein MESISEIQSTDANVDANVAEAVPAAEAPASDAPAAEAAASEAPAKAPRKRAPRRAKSAEAPAADAAAAGEVAEEAPAAAEAPAAEAPADAAPAADDAAAAEEAPVTKAPAKKAPRRARKSAAAPEEAPAETAEAAAEPPAAEAAATDVASTDATSTETETALVPAEAADTAPVAETSGEKASDASGEENAEGEQSGRSRSRSRSRNRNRRENAQGAAGQNGQQNQGQTAAPAAEDDEQQSGRGRQRNKRRGQGQGDEFETEIGEDDVLIPIAGVLDVLDNYAFVRTTGYLPGASDVYVSLGQVKKYNLRKGDAVVGAIKQPREGEQSGRQKYNALVKVDAINGLSVEDAAERVEFGKLTPLYPQERLRLETAPEKLTQRIIDLVAPIGKGQRGLIVAPPKAGKTIVLQQIANAIAHNNPEVHLMVVLVDERPEEVTDMQRTVKGEVIASTFDRPAEDHTTVAELAIERAKRLVELGRDVVVLLDSITRLGRAYNVSAPTSGRVLSGGVDAAALYPPKRFFGAARNIENGGSLTILATALVETGSKMDDVIFEEFKGTGNSELRLSRQLADKRIFPAVDVNASSTRREEMLLSADEVKITWKLRRALAGLDPQQALEVVLGKLKETSSNVEFLVQMQKSIPAPASGGHSHGHENNIR, from the coding sequence GTGGAGTCCATCTCCGAGATCCAGTCCACCGACGCCAACGTCGACGCCAACGTCGCCGAGGCCGTCCCCGCAGCCGAGGCTCCGGCATCCGACGCGCCTGCAGCCGAGGCTGCGGCATCCGAGGCTCCGGCGAAGGCGCCGCGCAAGCGCGCGCCCCGTCGAGCCAAGAGCGCAGAGGCCCCCGCCGCGGACGCCGCTGCCGCTGGTGAGGTCGCCGAGGAGGCACCTGCCGCCGCCGAGGCTCCGGCCGCCGAGGCACCCGCCGACGCCGCCCCCGCCGCGGATGACGCGGCAGCCGCCGAAGAGGCGCCCGTCACGAAGGCTCCGGCCAAGAAGGCCCCGCGTCGGGCTCGCAAGTCTGCAGCAGCTCCGGAAGAGGCACCGGCCGAGACGGCGGAGGCCGCTGCCGAGCCGCCGGCGGCGGAAGCCGCTGCCACCGATGTCGCGTCGACGGATGCGACATCGACCGAGACCGAGACCGCGCTCGTGCCTGCCGAGGCAGCCGACACGGCGCCCGTCGCCGAAACCTCCGGCGAGAAGGCCTCCGATGCCTCCGGCGAGGAGAACGCCGAGGGTGAGCAGAGCGGCCGCAGCCGTAGCCGTAGCCGTAGCCGCAACCGCAACCGTCGCGAGAACGCTCAGGGTGCAGCCGGCCAGAACGGCCAGCAGAACCAGGGCCAGACCGCCGCTCCCGCCGCGGAGGACGACGAGCAGCAGTCCGGTCGCGGCCGCCAGCGCAACAAGCGCCGTGGCCAGGGCCAGGGCGACGAGTTCGAGACCGAGATCGGCGAGGACGACGTCCTCATCCCGATCGCCGGTGTGCTCGACGTGCTCGACAACTACGCGTTCGTCCGCACGACCGGCTACCTGCCGGGTGCGAGCGATGTGTACGTCTCGCTCGGCCAGGTCAAGAAGTACAACCTCCGCAAGGGCGACGCGGTCGTCGGCGCGATCAAGCAGCCCCGCGAGGGCGAGCAGTCGGGCCGTCAGAAGTACAACGCGCTCGTCAAGGTCGACGCGATCAACGGCCTCTCGGTCGAGGATGCGGCCGAGCGCGTCGAGTTCGGCAAGCTCACCCCGCTCTACCCGCAGGAGCGTCTGCGCCTGGAGACCGCGCCCGAGAAGCTGACGCAGCGCATCATCGATCTCGTCGCTCCCATCGGCAAGGGCCAGCGCGGCCTCATCGTCGCGCCGCCGAAGGCCGGAAAGACGATCGTGCTGCAGCAGATCGCCAACGCGATCGCGCACAACAACCCCGAGGTCCACCTCATGGTCGTGCTCGTGGACGAGCGCCCCGAAGAGGTCACCGACATGCAGCGCACGGTGAAGGGCGAGGTCATCGCTTCGACCTTCGACCGTCCGGCAGAAGATCACACCACGGTCGCCGAGCTCGCCATCGAGCGCGCCAAGCGCCTCGTGGAGCTCGGTCGCGACGTCGTCGTCCTGCTCGACTCGATCACCCGCCTGGGTCGCGCGTACAACGTGTCGGCGCCCACGAGCGGGCGCGTGCTCTCCGGCGGTGTCGACGCCGCGGCCCTCTACCCGCCCAAGCGCTTCTTCGGCGCCGCGCGCAACATCGAGAACGGCGGCTCGCTCACGATCCTCGCGACCGCGCTGGTAGAGACGGGCTCCAAGATGGACGACGTCATCTTCGAGGAGTTCAAGGGCACCGGCAACAGCGAGCTGCGGTTGAGCCGTCAGCTCGCCGACAAGCGCATCTTCCCCGCGGTCGACGTGAACGCGTCCAGCACGCGTCGCGAAGAGATGCTGCTGTCGGCGGACGAGGTCAAGATCACCTGGAAGCTGCGGCGTGCGCTGGCGGGCCTCGACCCGCAGCAGGCCCTCGAGGTCGTGCTCGGCAAGCTCAAGGAGACCTCCTCGAACGTCGAGTTCCTCGTGCAGATGCAGAAGTCCATCCCGGCTCCGGCCTCGGGCGGGCACTCGCACGGCCACGAGAACAACATCCGCTGA
- a CDS encoding L-threonylcarbamoyladenylate synthase, with product MSPLYDCRDESQLLAGMRAARQAIARGELVVLPTDTVYGVAADAFSPSAVAALLAAKGRGRQQPPPVLVAGLSTVRALVSDLPEPIERLVEAHWPGGLTVVLPAQPSLSWDLGETRGTVAVRMPAHRLALELLEETGPLAVSSANLTGKPAAIDAHGAFEMLGDSVSVYLDDGASDRGVPSTIIDATPLAFGGMGHARILRYGAVDRSEILAVLGDRLEPEPEPDEGAGDSA from the coding sequence ATGTCCCCTCTCTACGACTGCCGCGACGAGTCGCAGCTCCTGGCCGGTATGCGCGCAGCCCGCCAGGCGATCGCACGCGGCGAGCTCGTCGTCCTGCCCACCGACACCGTCTACGGCGTCGCCGCTGACGCGTTCAGCCCCTCCGCGGTCGCTGCGTTGCTCGCGGCGAAGGGCCGGGGACGCCAGCAGCCTCCGCCCGTGCTCGTCGCAGGCCTGTCGACCGTGCGTGCGCTCGTGAGCGACCTGCCCGAGCCCATCGAACGCCTGGTCGAGGCGCATTGGCCGGGCGGGCTCACTGTCGTGCTGCCCGCTCAGCCCTCGCTGTCCTGGGACCTGGGGGAGACCCGCGGCACGGTGGCCGTTCGGATGCCGGCGCACCGGCTCGCCCTGGAGCTGCTCGAGGAGACCGGTCCGCTGGCCGTCTCGAGCGCGAACCTCACCGGCAAGCCCGCCGCGATCGACGCGCACGGCGCGTTCGAGATGCTCGGTGACAGCGTGTCGGTGTACCTCGACGACGGTGCGAGTGATCGCGGCGTGCCTTCGACCATCATCGATGCGACGCCGCTCGCGTTCGGCGGCATGGGACACGCCCGCATCCTCCGCTACGGAGCCGTCGACCGCTCCGAGATCCTGGCGGTGCTGGGCGACCGGCTCGAGCCGGAGCCGGAGCCGGATGAGGGCGCGGGCGACTCCGCGTGA
- a CDS encoding MraY family glycosyltransferase, which produces MTQYLLIAVVTALITAALSWTVWRVAIRYKLHPAIRERDVHTRPTPRLGGIAMFLGVLAAFAISSTNPFFSIFWIDPWPILSILAATLLIVLVGIADDLWDLDWMIKLGAQFVAAGIIAWFGHIQIYALPIGGVTVGSSWMSIVLTVFSIVIVMNAVNFIDGLDGLVAGVCLIANGIFFVYAYVLTRDVGASTYFNLSSFIAVVLIGACAGFLPFNWHRAKMFMGDSGALMLGLLMATSAVSITGNLPPAALDPDQLGRSQLLGAFIPILLPIAVVILPLLDFGSAVFRRMRAGKSPFSPDRKHLHHRMLDMGHSDRDAVLIFYAWTAIIGITFLLMYIATREDWFGQYWIGVAFGVVGVAACLVVTFLPARRSRSTTAPDEIAEETP; this is translated from the coding sequence GTGACGCAGTACCTGCTGATCGCCGTCGTCACGGCGCTCATCACGGCGGCGCTGTCGTGGACGGTCTGGCGTGTCGCCATCCGGTACAAGCTCCACCCGGCGATCCGCGAACGCGATGTCCACACCCGCCCGACGCCGCGCCTGGGCGGGATCGCGATGTTCCTCGGGGTGCTTGCGGCCTTCGCCATCTCCTCCACGAACCCGTTCTTCTCGATCTTCTGGATCGACCCGTGGCCGATCCTCTCGATCCTTGCCGCGACGCTGTTGATCGTGCTCGTCGGCATCGCGGACGACCTCTGGGACCTCGACTGGATGATCAAGCTCGGTGCCCAGTTCGTCGCGGCGGGCATCATCGCCTGGTTCGGGCACATCCAGATCTACGCCTTGCCGATCGGCGGGGTCACCGTGGGCTCGAGCTGGATGAGCATCGTGCTCACGGTGTTCTCGATCGTCATCGTGATGAACGCGGTCAACTTCATCGACGGACTGGACGGTCTCGTGGCGGGGGTGTGTCTGATCGCCAACGGCATCTTCTTCGTCTACGCGTACGTCCTCACCCGCGATGTCGGTGCCAGCACCTACTTCAATCTGTCTTCCTTCATCGCCGTCGTCCTCATCGGCGCGTGCGCGGGTTTCCTGCCGTTCAACTGGCACCGCGCGAAGATGTTCATGGGCGACTCGGGCGCCCTGATGCTCGGACTGCTCATGGCGACCTCCGCTGTCTCGATCACCGGCAACCTGCCTCCGGCCGCGTTGGATCCCGACCAGCTGGGTCGATCGCAGCTGCTGGGTGCCTTCATCCCGATCCTGCTGCCCATCGCCGTCGTCATCCTGCCGCTGCTGGACTTCGGGTCCGCCGTGTTCCGCCGGATGCGGGCGGGCAAGTCACCGTTCTCACCCGATCGCAAGCACCTGCACCATCGGATGCTCGACATGGGCCATTCCGACCGCGATGCCGTGCTCATCTTCTACGCGTGGACGGCGATCATCGGGATCACTTTCCTGCTGATGTACATCGCCACCCGTGAGGACTGGTTCGGCCAGTACTGGATCGGAGTGGCCTTCGGCGTGGTCGGCGTCGCCGCCTGCCTCGTCGTCACCTTCCTGCCCGCCCGCCGTTCGAGATCCACCACAGCCCCCGACGAGATCGCCGAGGAAACTCCATGA
- a CDS encoding amidase: protein MSELHELSLVELARMLRGGDLDPLEVTRHYLSRIAAHAELGAFAEVTGEAALERAERLSRTTARGPLYGIPHADKDLVARAGVPTRYGSRARADHTPAVSDPLALALDAAGVVNVGKTATSEFGLTGYTEPRTGSPARDPWDTANGAGGSSGGAAVAVAAGLLPAAVGSDGGGSIRIPAATVGVVGLKPSRGRLPIGSGLDSPDQLAVTGPLARTVADAAYLFDVLAGLAPYPYATTAPGTGSLLDAVRRMPQPARIGVTTVSPWDGDEDIRLDPDAREALERAASWLAGDGHHVEDALWRPRGYPDMFRRLWRVSAARIPLSDADRDLVEPLTAWLVQEGRALSGIEALETLSAARAFERQTVAAFAPYDAVLMPALAQTPRPIGWYDGHDPLRTFALQVEYAPYSSFVNVAGLPAVTLPVGVAASGHPVSVQLVGRPGGEAAILSLATQLEEHRGTPAHPPAW, encoded by the coding sequence ATGAGCGAGCTGCACGAGCTGTCCCTCGTCGAGCTGGCGCGGATGCTGCGCGGCGGTGATCTGGACCCGCTCGAGGTCACCAGACACTACCTGTCGCGCATCGCGGCGCACGCGGAGCTGGGTGCGTTCGCGGAGGTCACCGGCGAGGCTGCGCTCGAGCGTGCGGAACGACTCTCCCGCACCACGGCGCGCGGCCCCCTTTACGGGATCCCCCACGCGGACAAGGACCTCGTGGCGCGGGCGGGCGTCCCCACGCGCTACGGCTCCCGCGCCCGCGCGGATCACACCCCGGCAGTGTCCGACCCGCTGGCGCTCGCCCTCGACGCCGCGGGCGTCGTGAACGTCGGCAAGACGGCGACGAGCGAGTTCGGTCTGACGGGCTACACGGAGCCGCGGACCGGCTCCCCGGCGCGCGATCCCTGGGACACGGCCAACGGCGCGGGCGGCTCGAGCGGCGGCGCGGCCGTCGCCGTCGCCGCGGGTCTGCTGCCGGCCGCCGTGGGCTCCGACGGCGGCGGCTCGATCCGCATCCCTGCGGCGACCGTGGGCGTCGTCGGACTCAAGCCGTCGCGCGGCCGCCTGCCCATCGGATCGGGTCTGGACTCCCCCGATCAGCTGGCCGTCACCGGTCCCCTGGCGCGCACGGTCGCCGATGCCGCCTACCTGTTCGACGTCCTGGCGGGACTCGCGCCGTACCCGTACGCGACCACAGCCCCCGGAACGGGCAGCCTCCTCGACGCCGTGCGACGGATGCCGCAGCCGGCCCGGATCGGCGTCACCACGGTCTCCCCGTGGGACGGCGATGAGGACATCCGCCTGGATCCCGACGCACGCGAGGCTCTCGAGCGCGCCGCATCCTGGCTCGCCGGCGACGGGCATCACGTCGAGGACGCCCTGTGGCGCCCGCGCGGATACCCGGACATGTTCCGCCGACTGTGGCGGGTCAGCGCCGCGCGCATCCCGCTCTCGGACGCCGACCGCGATCTCGTCGAACCGCTGACCGCGTGGCTCGTGCAGGAGGGGCGTGCACTTTCGGGCATCGAGGCGCTGGAGACGCTGAGCGCCGCCCGGGCGTTCGAACGTCAGACCGTCGCCGCCTTCGCGCCCTACGACGCCGTCCTGATGCCCGCCCTCGCACAGACGCCGCGTCCGATCGGCTGGTACGACGGGCACGACCCGCTCCGAACCTTCGCCCTGCAGGTGGAGTACGCGCCGTACTCGAGCTTCGTCAACGTCGCCGGGCTGCCGGCGGTGACACTGCCCGTGGGGGTCGCCGCGTCGGGGCACCCGGTGTCGGTACAGCTGGTCGGACGGCCCGGTGGCGAGGCCGCGATCCTGTCGCTGGCGACGCAGCTCGAAGAGCACCGCGGCACGCCGGCGCATCCGCCCGCCTGGTGA